AGCAATGGACGCAGAAGTATCTAAGAACCTCCGTTTGATTCTTGAGCGTAAAGGTATGACTATCTTGACAGGTACTAAACTTCAAGAAATTCTTGAAGAAGATGGCAAACTTCGTATCAAAGTTGAAGGAAAAGATGATATCATCGCGAATAAAGCCCTTCTTTCAATCGGTCGTGTTCCAGACCTTGAAGGTATCGGAGAAGTTGAATTTGAGTTAGACCGTGGTCGTATCAAGGTTAACGAGTACATGGAAACTTCTGTTCCAGGTATCTATGCACCAGGTGATATCAACGGTACGAAGATGTTGGCTCACGCTGCCTTCCGTATGGGTGAAGTAGCAGCTGAAAATGCCCTTAAAGGAAATCACCATGTTGCTAAATTGAACTTGACTCCTGCAGCTATTTACACACTTCCAGAAGTAGCAGCAGTTGGGTTGACTGAAGAGCAAGCTCGTGAGAAATACGATGTCCAAATCGGTAAATTCAACTTTGCTGCAAACGGACGTGCCATTGCATCAGATGCTGCTCAAGGATTTGTTAAAGTCATTGCAGACAAGAAATATGGTGAAATCCTTGGTGTTCACATCATTGGTCCTGCAGCAGCAGAATTGATCAATGAAGCGTCAAGCATCATCGAAATGGAAATCACTGTAGAAGAAATGCTTAAGACAATCCACGGACACCCAACCTACTCTGAAGTGATGTACGAAGCATTCGCAGATGTTCTTGGAATGGCTATTCATTCACCTAAGAAAAAATAAATAAGTCTCTCTATAAAATTTACCTAAAGTAGTACGGACGGCAGCGACCTCTATTAGAGTTTCATGCCTAAAAATTGAGCCTTTTGTCTCAATTTTTCCGAGAAATGTAACGATAACACGTTACATTTCTTTTTACTACTTTAGAAAATTAGATTGCTATGAACAAAATTTAAAAACTAGATTTTTGGAAATACTATGAAATACATTATCAATCATTCAAACGAAACTGCCTTTAATATTGCTTTAGAGGAATATGCTTTTAAACATCTCCTTGATGAGGATCAAATTTTTATTCTTTGGATCAACAAACCATCAATCATTGTGGGACGTCACCAAAACACTATCGAAGAAATTAACCGTGATTATGTTCGTGAAAACGGCATTGAGGTAGTGCGTCGTATCAGTGGTGGTGGAGCTGTTTACCATGATTTGAACAATCTTAACTATACCATCATTTCAAAAGAAGATGAAAACAAGGCCTTTGACTTCAAGAGTTTCTCTACTCCTGTTATCAATACTTTGGCTGAACTTGGTGTTAAAGCTGTATTTACAGGTCGTAACGACTTAGAAATAGACGGTAAGAAATTCTGTGGAAATGCCCAGGCCTATATCAACGGACGTATCATGCACCATGGTTGTCTTCTCTTTGATGTTGATTTGTCAGTCCTTGCTAACGCGCTTAAAGTATCTAAGGACAAATTTGAGTCTAAAGGTGTTAAATCAGTTCGTGCTCGTGTAACGAATATTATCGATGAATTGCCAGAAAAAATCACTGTTGAAGAATTCCGTGATCTACTCTTGGAATACATGAAAAAAGAATATCCTGAAATGACAGAATATGTATTTTCAGATGAAGAATTGGCTGAAATCAATCGTATTAAAGATACTAAGTTTGGAACTTGGGATTGGAACTATGGTAAATCACCAGAGTATAACATCCGTCGTGGAACTAAATTCCCAAGCGGTAAGGTTGAAATCTTTGCTAATGTTATTGAGTCAAAAATTCAAGATATCAAGATTTACGGTGACTTCTTTGGTATCGAAGATGTTGCAGCTGTAGAAGATGTCCTTCGTGGTGTTAAATACGAACGCGAAGATGTTCTTAAAGCCCTTCAAACCATTAACTTAGGTCGTTATTTCGCAGGAATTACTGCTGAAGAAATTGCTGAAGCAGTAGTGGGATAAATCAAAAAGAAGTTGGGAATTCCCAACTTCTTTATTTTTGTAATATTGTTTACATAATTTATATTATGTTAGAAACTATAAGCTATCCAAAGCATTTTTTTGTTCATCATTGACAATATGGGTATAGAGGTCAGTAACTTGTGTGCTGGCATGTCCCAGTTGATGGCTTACTAAAACCTGCGATTTAGTAGCATCATAGAGCCTGGTTGCTAGCGTATGGCGTAGTTTGTGGGGAGTTACCCGAACTTTGAAGTCTTCCGAATACTTAGCTACCATCTTTTCAACACTAGAAGCATCGATACGGTTCGGAACCCCTCGATATAATGTTAGAAAGAGAGCTGTATCTGTTTTTTCTGTCTTATAACGTTTGTCGCGAATGGCAAGATATTGCTCTAAATAAGGCTTAGCAAAGGCAGCAACATTGACTGAGTCACGCTTTCCACCCTTACGAGTAATATCAATCACCATCATTTTGAGGTTGAGATCTCGAAGGTCAAGGTTAACTGCTTCAGAGAGACGGACACCAGAGGCAAGAAGGAGTGCAATAATGGCTAAATCTCGCTCTTTATTCTTATTAAAAGAAGATAGAGCGCGATTTGAGAGAGTTTTGGGGTATTCCTGGTCGATATAGTTAAGGAAACCTTCTGTTTCATCGCCTAAAAAGAGCTTTTGCTTGATATTCTCAGCCCGTGCAGCTAAAGTTTCTTTCTTTTTCTTGGTAGCGACCTTCTTCATAACATTGCGATAGAAATAAGGTTCTCCTTGTTCGTTTTCAACTTCCTCAGTCAAATACTTATAAAGACTAGAAAGCGCTGATAAAGTACGGTTAATGGTTGTTTGAGAGACACCATTTTTAGTTGTATTAGCATTAAGTAAAGGACGTTCACGTAAGTAAAGAATAAAAGATTCCATGTCTTTCTTTGTCATGTGCTCCAGAACGTCTAAAGGAATATTTGCCATGGTATCAGCATTCGATATACCAGATTCTAAGATCCAAGTAAAAAATCGATCGTATTCCTTTAAGTATTCGTACAAGGTCGTAAAACTGTATGGTACAGCCAGTTTCGATTGATAATATTCAAGAACATACCAGGGCATAACTTGTTTAAGTTTATCAATCCGTTCTAATAAGGTCTCGCGTTTCATGCTTTTCTCCAAATCTTTCTATACTAGTAGTATAGCATAGCTAGATACATTTTTCAAGAAAATTATAGTTTTTCGGAAAGATGTTATAGGGGAAATTTAGGAATGTTCAAATAAGCTATACAATTCTAAAAATAAACAAAAAATTTTTTTGAACTAATTATGGTCGATTTTGTACTTTATTTAAGTGAAAACTAAAAATTTTTCAAATGTACATTTTGGCAAAAAAAACACTCCAATATCAATTTAATGATTTTTAGAGTTGTTTTTAGCTTGTTTGATTTTAATATTTTATTACATCTTTAATCTAACAAAATGCTCCTGTTTTCTTCTTAAACCTTTGCAAATTGGGCAGCTTATTAATGAGCGCTTTTCATACTTAATTTTTTCATTAATTTTAAGTTTATACTGTTTCTTCCAGATTTGCCAAACTTCTTAATAATTGGTTCAATAAAAATATGTTCTTTAGGATAATTTTTAGATATTAAATAATTTATCGCATGAAGATGAGATTGATGATGATCCAAATAAAATGATTGCAATTTTCGAAAGTAAAGTATTAGGAACTTCTTAGACAGATTCTTGGAATAAAATACAAAAACTAGAAGTTAAGATGAAATGTAGCTACATAAATTTACATATACTGTTTAAATTATTAGAGAGTTTCAAAAATATAGAATAAGTGTAAACATCTTTTATTTCAAGTCTAAAAAAAGTTTCAGAGTCACTCAGACACTGCCCCCGTAAATTAGAATTAAATAAAAACACCTCCAAGTTGGATTTGGTACAATATAATCAAATGCTCATGGAGGTGTCTTTTTATGGTTAAAAACGTGTGGCCTATTCTGTCGATACAAAGAATAAAGTCGTAGAAATGAAATTACAGGGATATAGTACAAAAAAATAATGCAGGAGTTAAACATAAAAAATGAAACTCAAGTAGAAACATGGTTTAGATGGTATAAAAATGGAGAAACGCATCGTTTCCACCAACAGAAAGGAAAACAATATTCTTACGAAAAAGGAATGGCTGAACTTTCAGAAATCGATCAATTAAAATTAGAACTAAAAAGAAAAGAAGTTGAATTAGAAATATTAAAAAAATACAAGGAATTGGAAAGGAAGTGTCGCATCAAGTAGTTGTAAAGTTAGTGGAAGAATTGAAAGATAAATATGCGGTACATTTAATTTATTCTTGCTTTAGTGATACAGAAAAATATTTTAAAGCTATTTCAGGATACGACACATGTGGAGACGATGGTATTATTGTCAAGAAAATAGAATAACCAGCTACAAAACTGTCGAAATAGGTGGCTTTTAGGATTTTAAAAGAAATCAGTTCTATAATAAATTAAAAATCGTGTTGGTAGAAAAATCGTCTACTTCTACCAACACGATTTTACAAAGAGCCAGTACTTACATCTCTTTTTCTTCTGTAAAACTATTGTATATTGATACTTTAAGGAGTTTTCATCATTCAATCTGTTAACCGTTATTTTTTTGGATCTAAACGTAATAACATAGCATTAATGGCGACGATGACTGTTGACACAGACATTAGGATTGCTCCTAACGCAGGGCTTAATGTGATACCAATAGGTGCCAAAATTCCTGCAGCTAGAGGGATAGCTATAAAGTTATAACCAGCTCCCCAAAATAGGTTTTGTTTCATTTTACGAGTTGTTTTGTGTGCTAATTCAATGAATGATCCAATATCTCCTGGATTGGATTGAGTCAATATGACATCAGCTGAATCCAATGCAACTTGAGTTCCAGCACCTATAGCTATACCAACATCTGCTAAGGCAAGAGAAGGAGCATCATTTACACCATCACCTACCATGATAACTTTCTTTCCTTCATCTTTAAGTGTTTTAACTAACTCATATTTGTCTTGTGGAGATTGATTTGATCTATATTCAATCCCTAAATCTACTGCCGCGCCTTGAGCCGCTTTTTCATTATCACCTGTTGCCATAATTGGTTGAATATTGTTCTTTTTAAGAGCTTTAATTAACTCTTTACTCGTTGGTTTTAATTCGTCACCTAAAGCTACAGCACCAATGGCATCATCGTTTTCTACTAAGACACTAAGAGTTGCTCCTTTTGGAATATCCATATCAAGATTACGTCCATAGGCTTTTTGACTGATTAATTGGTAACGGTGCCCACCTGCTTTACCCTCTACTCCAGCACCGGAAATCACATCAATCGAATCAAAAGATGCTGGGCGTATATTTTGCTGCTCGGCGAAACTTATAATTGATTGAGCAATTGGGTGGCTAGATCCTCCTTCAATACCTGCCAATAAGGCAATGATTTCCTCTTTTGTATATTTGTCATTAAGAAGTTTTACATCTAATACTTTAAATTCACCAGTTGTTAAAGTACCCGTTTTATCTAAAATCATCACATCTGCATCTTGAGCTATTTCTAAGGCTTGGCGGTCTTTTACTAGTAAGCCACGGCTAGCTCCTAAGCTTGTGCTACGGGCGGTTACCAATGGAATAGCCAGACCCAATGCGTGCGGACAAGCAATAACTAATGTAGTAATAGTAAATATAACTGCCGTTGGTACATCTTCTATAGCCATCCACACTACAAAAGCAATTAGCGCGACAATAACAGCAATATAGAAGAGCCACCCTGCAACCTTTTGCGCAATATTTTCTGCTCTGGAAGGCTGACTCTGAGCTTGGCTGATTAGATTCTGAACTTGAGAGATGAATGATTGATCACCTGTCTCATTCACTTTAATATAAAGAACCCCTTCTCCATTTGTTGAGCCTCCGATTACTTCATCGCCAGGGCCTTTTTTTACTGCTTTTGACTCCCCAGTTAGAAGAGCTTCATTTAAACGTGATTCGCCACGCTCGATAATCCCGTCTGCTGGCACATTTTCTCCGGCTTGAACACGAATTAAATCACCTACCTTTAAGTCAGCAACTGGTCGTGTTTCAATTGAATCGTCTTCTAATACAACGTGAGCATCTTTCGGCACTAATTTAGCCAATTCTGCTTGTGCGTCTCCTGCTTCTCCAATAGCTTTCATCTCAATCCAGTGACCTAATAGCATGATTAATAGTAATGAAGCAAATTCAAAGAAAAAGTCCATCACGTGTTCACCCGTTACGTAGGTAATGATCACAGCATAAATACTATATAAATATGAAACACTTATACCTAAAGAAACGAGTGCCATCATTCCAGGTTTTTTTTGTTTAAATTCGTCAACTGCACCTTGATAGAATGGACGTCCACCATAAATAATTAATATAGTAGATAAAATAGCTACTACAATATCAGAATATGGAAAAGTAAACTGGAATGGTAGTTTAAATCCATGCAAAGGGGAAAAGAACATAATAATGATTCCTAGTGGCAATGACTTTAAGAAAAGTTCCTTAAAGCTTCCGTGATGATGGTGGGCATGCCCACTCTGCCCGCTATGATCATGTCCACTGTGCCCGCTATGATCATGCCCACTGTGTCCGCTGTGATTATGCCCACTGTGTCCGCTGTGATCATGTCCACAGTGCCCGCAGTGATCATGCCCAGCATGATGTACTTGATGTTGATCCTTATGGTCTCCATGTTCATCTGTGATTCCATGCTCGTGTTTTAACTTATCCATGTCGTCATAATCATGGTGATTATGGGACGAATATTTGTTGTCCTTATTCATTTTAAATTCCTCCTTATGCTTAATGATGATGTAAATGACAATCGCATTGTCCTTCTGGACAATTGCAATCCACTTCTTCTACTGCGAAAGATTTTTTCATCTCTAATATTTTTTCTAGTCGATCTATATCATCGAAGCTCAAAACATGATCTTTAATGATGCTTCCTATTACATTTCCGACTTTCTTATTGCAAATACGGTTAAAAATATCTTCTGTATAATCCCTTACGGCTTCTGTCTCTTCAATATTGGCAGTGTAAATAAACTTTCTACCTTCATGCTCTGTATTTAGTACGCCTTTTTCAACTAATCGACCTAAGATCGTTTTGATAGTGGATTGTGTCCAGTCCATTTTTTCTTGCAATACGGAAATGACTTTTTTACTAGTTACTCGATCATTTGCCCAAACTACACGCATGACTTCCCATTCTGCATATGTGATATAAGTATTAAATTTTATTGTGCTCATTTTCCTTTCCCCCTAGTTGTCTACAGATGTGAACAAATATGTTCGAAATAAGTTTACCATTGTAAACGAATTATGTCAAGTATTTTTAATAAATGTAAGCAACGCTTATAGCTTTTTATCTCTCCACTTCTATCCTATAATAATTTTCATATTTCTCTCTGCTTCTGTATATGGAGTAAGAGCATTTTTTACTACCTCAGATAAATTTGAAAGCAAGTTTATTAGAATACAATATAAAAACTCGATACCATTATTTAGGAATCGAGTTTTGATTCATATGACGAGGTCTCTCATTTTAATTACTAATTTTAGACCAACTATATACAAAACATAACATAAGTTATGTAAAAAAACAATTCTACAACAACAAATCTTTCACTTTTCCAATTTCACTTTTTGGAATAACCAGGTGGATCATATCACCGAGGTACATTCTGGTTGAACCGTTAACTGTTCGGCTCTTGCCATTATGGACTTGAGTTGTGATGAGGATGTTGTGTGGCAAATTGAGTTCGTGTACTTGTTTTCCTGCTATTTTATCTGAAACAGGGATTTCAATAAGTGTGACTTCTCCTTCATCTGACGCTACTTCTGGCAACATTTTTTCCAACATTGCTTCATAGACTGGAGCACCTTTGAGTAGGTCCATGATGATGTAGGCAACCAAGGTCACTAATCCCAGTGGCATGAGGTTGCGAATATCTCCTACCATCTCAGTTACGAGTATCATAGCAGTTAAGGGAGCTTTAGATATTGCTCCAAAATAGCCACTCATTCCCAGAATGACAAATATAGGAAACTGCTCTTGACTTACAAGTCCGATATTGACGCAAATAACACCAACTAGAGCACCAAGTAAAGAGCCGAGAGCTAAAATTGGTAGGAAAATTCCTCCTGGAAGGCCACTTCCATAGCTAATCATGCTCCAAACAAAGCGAATCAAAAAGTAAGCTAATAGAACTTGGAAACTATAATCTTGCTCAGTTAGGGAAAGGACCAGCTGATTTCCACCACCAAGAATTTGGGGTAAGAAAATTCCGACTGGAATGATAAGAAGAAAGGCTAGAATAGGATAATAGGCCTTATCCAGATGAATCTTTTGTCCAATCCAATCATATACTTTTTCAACGTTTAGAACGGCTTTCTCATAGAGAAAACCGGAAAGTCCAAGAAAAATTCCCATAAGCAAGTAAATCCAATACTGATCCAGGGTCATGAGTGGGATGTTGTCTGGCATGTCCAGTACGGGTGTTAAGCCAAATATGAGTAGAGAAACAAAGTTTGCTACGAGACTAGCTGCGAGAGTAGATACCCAGAAAAAGCGTGAAAAATGGTGATAAACTTCTTCTACCACAAAGAGAAGACCTGCAATTGGTGCATTAAAGGCTGCGGCTAATCCTGCAGCTGCACCACTAGCAATCAAGGAGCGTTCCTCTACTGGACTGGATTTAAGCCACTTGGCAATTCCCTTACCACCGACTGCTCCAAGTTGAATACTTGGCCCTTCACGCCCCAGCATAAGACCGCTAGCAATAGCAAGAATTCCTAGAATATATTTTTTCCAAAGAATTCTCCACCAGTTGAGGGTCATGAGACCTTTTAATTCGGCTTCGACTTGAGGAATCCCTGAGCCTTTAATATCTTTTTCTGACCGAGTTAATTTCGCACTGATCCAGCAGATGAATAGATAAAACAAAACCAGTACAAAAAGATTGCGCACTAGGTGCGCTTGATCTTGATAAAGTCCTTGTATCAGATGGAAGCCTTTTTCAATTAAGAAACGAAAGGATCCAACGATAATTCCAACAACGAGACCAACAATGATTCCTCGTCCAACTTGGGATAATATAGTGCTTGAGGCAAAGGCAAATTCTTTCTTGGAACTGGGTGTTTCTGATTGTTCTTCCATAAACATTCCTTCTAACTTAACTTTCTTTTTCTCCTGAAACCAGCGATTTAATGGGTTCAAAACTGGTTCGGTGAATTAGTGTAACTCCTAGTTTTTTCAGTCCTTCCAAGTGTTTAGCTGTTCCATAACCAGCATTAGCAGCAAAATCATAGCCAGGGAACTGCTGATCGTATTCCTTCATCAATTCATCACGTGTCACCTTGGCTACTATAGAAGCTGCTGCAATGGAGAGGGAATTCGCATCACCTTTGATGATAGATGTTTGTGAAATGGGCAAATCCAGTTTCATGGCATCTATCAAGAGATGATCTGGTTGAGGACTGAGCTGAGAGATTGCTTCCTGCATGGCTAGTTTGGTTGCTTCATAGATATTGACTTGGTCGATGACCTGATTATCCATGATACCAATGCCGATTGATAAAGCTTGGTCTTGAACTGCTTGAAAAATCTCCATATGTTTCTTTTTAGGAATTTTCTTGCTGTCGTTGAGGCCTTTAATCTTACAATTTTTAGGCAAGATGACGGCTGCGGCGACTACAGGGCCAGCTAAAGGGCCACGACCAACCTCATCAACACCAGCAATTAAGGTCAAACCTTGCTTATAAAGTTCTTTTTCGTAGGAGAGCATGGATTTCAAACGAATGTCTTCATCCAATTCAGCCTGAATGGCTTTTTTACGCTTGCTGATTTCTTTTTGCACTCCTGAGCGATTATCTTTTTCGAGTTCTAAAAAGATGGGGCTATCTATGTCTTTGACCGTTTCAAGGAGTTCTTTGATTTCTTTAATCGTCGCCATCGAGGTCTTCCAGTGTATCTAAGGTATAGTTACCGAGTTTGCCGTCGCGGACTTCCTTCACGAAGAGACTGTAGAATCGGTCATAGTCGTCTCTGAAACCAAGGGCACGGGTCATGTCCATAATAATAACAGGCGCATCTTCTTCAATTTTCATTTGTTTGAAGCGTTCAGCCAACTTTTCTGGATAACGTTCTTTGAAATAATTGAGGCCAAAAATAGTTACCTCATCCATAGGAAGCAACTGGTCCTTAATAGCTCCAGTCAAGGCCAACTTAAGCGCAACAGTTTCATCCTCAAACTTAGGCCAGAGAATACCGGGTGTGTCTAGGATTTCAAGGTCTTTATTGGTTTTGAGCCATTGTTGACCCTTGGTCACCCCTGGTTTGTTACCGACAACGGCAATTTTTTTACCAGCTAAACGGTTCATCAGAGTTGATTTACCAGCATTTGGAATCCCGATAATCATGGTACGCAAGGTTTCAATCTGAATCCCACGTTCTTTCTGGCGAGCAAGCTTATCAGCCATGAGCTTCTTGGCAGCATCTGTTACAACTTTTACAGTCACTTGCTCTTTGGAGTTGATAGCCAATGTCTGGATTCCCTGTGATTCAAAATACTGTCGCCATTCCTTGGTCATTGCTGGATCAGCCAAGTCTGCCTTGTTTAAAATCAAGAGTTTTGGTTTATCACCAACAATCTTGGTCAACATAGGATTTTGACTAGATAGAGGTA
This window of the Streptococcus sp. 116-D4 genome carries:
- a CDS encoding lipoate--protein ligase; translated protein: MKYIINHSNETAFNIALEEYAFKHLLDEDQIFILWINKPSIIVGRHQNTIEEINRDYVRENGIEVVRRISGGGAVYHDLNNLNYTIISKEDENKAFDFKSFSTPVINTLAELGVKAVFTGRNDLEIDGKKFCGNAQAYINGRIMHHGCLLFDVDLSVLANALKVSKDKFESKGVKSVRARVTNIIDELPEKITVEEFRDLLLEYMKKEYPEMTEYVFSDEELAEINRIKDTKFGTWDWNYGKSPEYNIRRGTKFPSGKVEIFANVIESKIQDIKIYGDFFGIEDVAAVEDVLRGVKYEREDVLKALQTINLGRYFAGITAEEIAEAVVG
- the xerS gene encoding tyrosine recombinase XerS, encoding MKRETLLERIDKLKQVMPWYVLEYYQSKLAVPYSFTTLYEYLKEYDRFFTWILESGISNADTMANIPLDVLEHMTKKDMESFILYLRERPLLNANTTKNGVSQTTINRTLSALSSLYKYLTEEVENEQGEPYFYRNVMKKVATKKKKETLAARAENIKQKLFLGDETEGFLNYIDQEYPKTLSNRALSSFNKNKERDLAIIALLLASGVRLSEAVNLDLRDLNLKMMVIDITRKGGKRDSVNVAAFAKPYLEQYLAIRDKRYKTEKTDTALFLTLYRGVPNRIDASSVEKMVAKYSEDFKVRVTPHKLRHTLATRLYDATKSQVLVSHQLGHASTQVTDLYTHIVNDEQKNALDSL
- a CDS encoding copper-translocating P-type ATPase, whose protein sequence is MNKDNKYSSHNHHDYDDMDKLKHEHGITDEHGDHKDQHQVHHAGHDHCGHCGHDHSGHSGHNHSGHSGHDHSGHSGHDHSGQSGHAHHHHGSFKELFLKSLPLGIIIMFFSPLHGFKLPFQFTFPYSDIVVAILSTILIIYGGRPFYQGAVDEFKQKKPGMMALVSLGISVSYLYSIYAVIITYVTGEHVMDFFFEFASLLLIMLLGHWIEMKAIGEAGDAQAELAKLVPKDAHVVLEDDSIETRPVADLKVGDLIRVQAGENVPADGIIERGESRLNEALLTGESKAVKKGPGDEVIGGSTNGEGVLYIKVNETGDQSFISQVQNLISQAQSQPSRAENIAQKVAGWLFYIAVIVALIAFVVWMAIEDVPTAVIFTITTLVIACPHALGLAIPLVTARSTSLGASRGLLVKDRQALEIAQDADVMILDKTGTLTTGEFKVLDVKLLNDKYTKEEIIALLAGIEGGSSHPIAQSIISFAEQQNIRPASFDSIDVISGAGVEGKAGGHRYQLISQKAYGRNLDMDIPKGATLSVLVENDDAIGAVALGDELKPTSKELIKALKKNNIQPIMATGDNEKAAQGAAVDLGIEYRSNQSPQDKYELVKTLKDEGKKVIMVGDGVNDAPSLALADVGIAIGAGTQVALDSADVILTQSNPGDIGSFIELAHKTTRKMKQNLFWGAGYNFIAIPLAAGILAPIGITLSPALGAILMSVSTVIVAINAMLLRLDPKK
- a CDS encoding CopY/TcrY family copper transport repressor; this encodes MSTIKFNTYITYAEWEVMRVVWANDRVTSKKVISVLQEKMDWTQSTIKTILGRLVEKGVLNTEHEGRKFIYTANIEETEAVRDYTEDIFNRICNKKVGNVIGSIIKDHVLSFDDIDRLEKILEMKKSFAVEEVDCNCPEGQCDCHLHHH
- a CDS encoding ClC family H(+)/Cl(-) exchange transporter, with the protein product MEEQSETPSSKKEFAFASSTILSQVGRGIIVGLVVGIIVGSFRFLIEKGFHLIQGLYQDQAHLVRNLFVLVLFYLFICWISAKLTRSEKDIKGSGIPQVEAELKGLMTLNWWRILWKKYILGILAIASGLMLGREGPSIQLGAVGGKGIAKWLKSSPVEERSLIASGAAAGLAAAFNAPIAGLLFVVEEVYHHFSRFFWVSTLAASLVANFVSLLIFGLTPVLDMPDNIPLMTLDQYWIYLLMGIFLGLSGFLYEKAVLNVEKVYDWIGQKIHLDKAYYPILAFLLIIPVGIFLPQILGGGNQLVLSLTEQDYSFQVLLAYFLIRFVWSMISYGSGLPGGIFLPILALGSLLGALVGVICVNIGLVSQEQFPIFVILGMSGYFGAISKAPLTAMILVTEMVGDIRNLMPLGLVTLVAYIIMDLLKGAPVYEAMLEKMLPEVASDEGEVTLIEIPVSDKIAGKQVHELNLPHNILITTQVHNGKSRTVNGSTRMYLGDMIHLVIPKSEIGKVKDLLL
- a CDS encoding ribonuclease HII, whose translation is MATIKEIKELLETVKDIDSPIFLELEKDNRSGVQKEISKRKKAIQAELDEDIRLKSMLSYEKELYKQGLTLIAGVDEVGRGPLAGPVVAAAVILPKNCKIKGLNDSKKIPKKKHMEIFQAVQDQALSIGIGIMDNQVIDQVNIYEATKLAMQEAISQLSPQPDHLLIDAMKLDLPISQTSIIKGDANSLSIAAASIVAKVTRDELMKEYDQQFPGYDFAANAGYGTAKHLEGLKKLGVTLIHRTSFEPIKSLVSGEKES
- the ylqF gene encoding ribosome biogenesis GTPase YlqF, with the protein product MATIQWFPGHMSKARRQVQENLKFVDFVTILVDARLPLSSQNPMLTKIVGDKPKLLILNKADLADPAMTKEWRQYFESQGIQTLAINSKEQVTVKVVTDAAKKLMADKLARQKERGIQIETLRTMIIGIPNAGKSTLMNRLAGKKIAVVGNKPGVTKGQQWLKTNKDLEILDTPGILWPKFEDETVALKLALTGAIKDQLLPMDEVTIFGLNYFKERYPEKLAERFKQMKIEEDAPVIIMDMTRALGFRDDYDRFYSLFVKEVRDGKLGNYTLDTLEDLDGDD